One genomic segment of Pandoraea sputorum includes these proteins:
- a CDS encoding DUF3047 domain-containing protein, whose amino-acid sequence MVERNKNKHYARWQVGVVSFGVAFAIGSIGGCASQDASIAHTSTSTALSHGEEIAPLSAAVDPEGLPPHWETYLVTRNKRLTHYEQTTDSEGIAVIRATVDGSASGIAQKLDIPVYPGAKLRWRWRTDAMPINADIRTKRYDDAPLRIALAFDGDAGKLSMQDHMHRELARMVSGRELPFATLMYTWGDDKLTVNDVVPNPYTARIRSIVVERGTRNLGQWLTYSRDIAKDYEKAFGEPPGRLIAIAIMSDGDNTQSKFTAWYGDIHMDTDGIPTTTAAK is encoded by the coding sequence GTGGTCGAGCGGAATAAAAATAAGCATTACGCGAGGTGGCAGGTCGGGGTGGTGAGCTTTGGTGTGGCCTTTGCGATTGGCAGCATTGGTGGATGTGCGTCGCAAGACGCGTCGATCGCGCACACTTCGACTTCGACGGCCTTGTCACATGGTGAGGAAATCGCACCGCTCTCCGCGGCTGTCGATCCCGAAGGGCTTCCTCCGCACTGGGAGACATATCTTGTCACCCGCAACAAGCGTCTGACGCACTACGAGCAGACCACGGATAGCGAAGGAATCGCAGTGATTCGCGCGACCGTTGACGGTTCGGCTTCCGGCATTGCGCAAAAGCTAGATATTCCCGTATATCCCGGTGCGAAACTGAGGTGGCGTTGGCGAACTGACGCAATGCCGATCAACGCGGACATCCGTACGAAGCGATATGACGATGCGCCGCTGCGCATTGCGCTCGCCTTTGATGGCGACGCAGGGAAACTCTCCATGCAAGATCATATGCACCGTGAGCTGGCCCGAATGGTCAGCGGCAGGGAGTTGCCGTTCGCGACGCTGATGTACACGTGGGGTGACGACAAACTCACCGTGAATGACGTCGTGCCCAATCCGTACACCGCTCGTATTCGTTCGATTGTCGTCGAGCGCGGCACGCGCAACCTCGGCCAATGGCTGACATATTCCCGGGATATTGCGAAGGATTATGAAAAGGCATTTGGCGAACCACCGGGCCGTTTGATCGCTATCGCCATCATGAGTGACGGCGATAATACGCAGTCCAAGTTCACTGCGTGGTACGGTGATATCCACATGGACACAGACGGTATTCCGACGACGACGGCAGCAAAATAG
- the paaG gene encoding 2-(1,2-epoxy-1,2-dihydrophenyl)acetyl-CoA isomerase PaaG: MTATIQLTLKDNVATITLNRPEKLNSFTRQMHAELRDALDTAQAQGARAVVLTGAGRGFCAGQDLADLDFTPGASTDLGALIDENFNPLVRKLRAMPMPVIAAVNGIAAGAGANLALACDIVLAGASVNFVQAFVKIGLVPDTGGTWFLPQRIGMARAMGLAMLGDKLSAEQAEQWGLIWRCVDDDALLPEAQKLATQLATQPTKALATIKEALYASATNTLDQQLDLERDGQRSLGASYDYAEGVNAFLQKRAPKFEGR, from the coding sequence ATGACCGCCACGATTCAACTGACGCTGAAAGACAACGTCGCCACGATCACGCTCAACCGTCCAGAGAAGCTCAACAGCTTCACGCGGCAGATGCATGCGGAATTGCGCGACGCCCTCGACACTGCTCAGGCACAAGGCGCGCGCGCCGTTGTGCTGACCGGTGCGGGCCGGGGCTTCTGCGCCGGGCAGGATCTGGCGGATCTGGACTTCACGCCAGGTGCATCGACCGATCTCGGCGCGCTGATCGACGAGAACTTCAACCCGCTCGTGCGCAAACTGCGCGCCATGCCGATGCCGGTGATTGCTGCGGTGAACGGCATCGCCGCAGGTGCGGGGGCAAATCTCGCGCTGGCATGTGACATCGTTCTGGCTGGCGCTTCCGTCAACTTCGTACAGGCCTTCGTGAAGATTGGCCTTGTGCCGGATACCGGCGGCACATGGTTCCTGCCGCAACGCATCGGCATGGCCCGCGCGATGGGGCTGGCAATGCTCGGCGACAAGCTCTCGGCTGAGCAGGCCGAACAGTGGGGCCTGATCTGGCGCTGCGTCGACGACGACGCGCTGTTGCCCGAAGCCCAAAAGCTTGCCACACAACTGGCCACACAACCGACGAAGGCGCTCGCGACCATCAAGGAAGCGCTCTACGCGTCGGCAACCAACACGCTCGATCAGCAATTGGATCTGGAGCGCGACGGACAACGCTCACTGGGCGCGTCCTACGACTATGCGGAAGGCGTGAACGCGTTCCTGCAAAAGCGCGCGCCGAAGTTCGAAGGCCGCTGA
- the pcaF gene encoding 3-oxoadipyl-CoA thiolase: MTEAFICDAIRTPIGRYGGALKDVRADNLGAIPLKALMARNPNVDWTLIDDVIYGCANQAGEDNRNVARMASLLAELPIDVPGATLNRLCGSGMDAIGTAARAIKAGEAGLMIAGGVESMTRAPFVMGKADSAFSRQAAIFDTTIGWRFINPLMKAQYGVDSMPETAENVADDFKINREDQDRFALRSQEKAARAQADGTLAQEITPVSIAQKKGDAIVVEHDEHPRATSMEALGKLKGVVRPDGTVTAGNASGVNDGSCALLLASESAAKLHGLTPRARVLGMATAGVAPRIMGIGPAPATVKLLKQLNMTLDQFDVIELNEAFASQGLAVLRQLGLADDDARVNPNGGAIALGHPLGASGARLVTTAMYQLHRTGGRFALCTMCIGVGQGIAIAIERV; the protein is encoded by the coding sequence ATGACCGAAGCCTTCATCTGCGACGCGATCCGCACTCCCATCGGCCGTTACGGCGGTGCGTTGAAGGACGTTCGCGCCGACAACCTCGGTGCAATCCCCCTCAAGGCGCTGATGGCGCGCAACCCGAACGTCGACTGGACGCTGATCGACGACGTTATTTACGGCTGCGCCAATCAGGCAGGTGAAGACAACCGCAACGTCGCTCGCATGGCGTCGCTGCTTGCCGAGTTGCCCATCGACGTGCCGGGCGCGACGCTCAACCGCCTGTGCGGCTCCGGCATGGATGCCATCGGCACCGCCGCGCGCGCCATCAAGGCGGGCGAAGCCGGGCTGATGATCGCAGGCGGCGTCGAATCGATGACGCGCGCGCCGTTCGTGATGGGCAAAGCCGACAGCGCGTTCTCGCGTCAGGCCGCCATTTTCGACACGACCATCGGCTGGCGCTTCATCAACCCGCTGATGAAGGCACAGTACGGCGTCGACTCGATGCCGGAGACGGCAGAGAACGTGGCCGACGACTTCAAGATCAATCGCGAAGATCAGGACCGCTTCGCGCTGCGCAGCCAGGAGAAGGCCGCGCGCGCCCAAGCCGACGGCACGCTCGCACAGGAAATCACGCCGGTGTCGATTGCCCAGAAAAAGGGCGACGCCATCGTCGTCGAACATGACGAACATCCGCGCGCCACGAGCATGGAAGCGCTGGGCAAGCTCAAGGGTGTGGTTCGCCCCGACGGCACCGTCACCGCCGGCAACGCTTCCGGCGTGAACGACGGCTCTTGCGCCCTGCTGCTGGCCAGCGAAAGCGCCGCCAAGCTGCACGGCCTCACGCCGCGTGCCCGCGTGCTCGGCATGGCAACCGCCGGTGTCGCACCGCGCATCATGGGCATCGGCCCGGCCCCGGCCACGGTCAAGCTGCTCAAGCAATTGAACATGACGCTCGACCAGTTCGACGTCATCGAACTGAACGAGGCGTTCGCCAGCCAGGGTCTGGCGGTGCTGCGTCAACTCGGCCTCGCCGACGACGACGCCCGCGTGAACCCGAATGGGGGCGCGATCGCGCTGGGCCATCCGCTGGGTGCATCGGGCGCGCGTCTGGTGACGACGGCGATGTATCAGCTTCACCGCACGGGCGGTCGCTTTGCACTGTGCACGATGTGCATTGGCGTGGGTCAGGGCATTGCCATCGCCATCGAGCGCGTCTGA
- the paaN gene encoding phenylacetic acid degradation protein PaaN, with product MTHPLFAKHQETLERALQAIATRGYWSPFTEMPSPRAYGETAAADGEAAFKQYLNAAFPLEQRGSTGSVGQEASPFGFALGTTYPGFEIDALLARVKDAHKSWRAATPDAWVGVSLEILKRLNARSFEMANAVMHTTGQAFMMAFQAGGPHAQDRGLEAVAYAWDELRRIPADAYWEKPQGKNPPLAMEKRYTVVPRGVALVLGCCTFPTWNGYPGLFASLATGNAVVVKPHPGAILPLAITVKIAREVLKEAGFDPDVVTLAATNPNDGAIVQQLAKRDEVRVIDFTGSTANGDWLEINARQAQVYTEKAGVNQIVIDSTDDLKGMARNIGFSLALYSGQMCTAPQNIYIPRDGIQTPDGKVSFDEVVAAIAGSVQKTCSDPAKAVELLGAIQNEGVLARIDEARKVGRVVLDSQTLEHPAFAGARVRTPLIVALDVADEATYTREWFGPVTFVIAVDSSEQAFALAGRTAAQHGALTLSAYTTTPEGEALALDAAIEGRVALSLNLTGGVFVNQSAAYSDYHGTGGNPAANASLADAAFVANRFRVVQSRHHVPAKSEASAT from the coding sequence ATGACTCATCCCCTCTTCGCCAAACACCAAGAGACTCTCGAGCGCGCCCTTCAGGCCATCGCCACGCGTGGTTACTGGAGCCCGTTCACGGAAATGCCGAGCCCGCGCGCGTATGGCGAGACGGCCGCCGCCGACGGCGAAGCCGCTTTCAAACAATATCTGAACGCCGCATTCCCGCTGGAGCAGCGCGGCAGCACGGGCAGCGTCGGCCAGGAAGCGTCGCCGTTCGGCTTTGCGCTCGGCACGACCTACCCGGGATTCGAAATCGACGCCCTGCTCGCCCGCGTGAAGGACGCCCACAAATCGTGGCGCGCCGCGACGCCGGACGCCTGGGTCGGCGTCTCGCTCGAAATCCTCAAGCGCCTGAACGCGCGCAGCTTCGAAATGGCCAACGCCGTGATGCACACGACGGGTCAGGCTTTCATGATGGCGTTCCAGGCCGGTGGCCCGCACGCACAGGATCGCGGTCTCGAAGCCGTGGCCTACGCATGGGACGAACTGCGCCGCATTCCCGCAGACGCCTACTGGGAAAAGCCGCAAGGCAAGAACCCGCCGCTGGCGATGGAAAAGCGTTACACCGTCGTGCCGCGCGGCGTGGCCCTGGTGCTCGGCTGCTGCACATTCCCGACCTGGAACGGCTATCCCGGCTTGTTCGCCAGCCTCGCGACCGGCAATGCCGTCGTCGTCAAGCCGCATCCGGGTGCCATCCTGCCGCTGGCCATCACCGTGAAAATCGCGCGTGAAGTGCTCAAGGAAGCGGGTTTCGATCCGGACGTCGTCACGCTCGCCGCCACCAACCCGAACGACGGCGCCATCGTCCAGCAACTCGCGAAGCGCGACGAAGTGCGTGTGATCGATTTCACCGGTAGCACCGCCAACGGCGACTGGCTGGAGATCAACGCGCGTCAGGCGCAGGTCTACACCGAGAAAGCTGGCGTGAACCAGATCGTGATCGACTCGACGGACGACCTCAAGGGCATGGCCCGCAACATCGGTTTCTCGCTCGCGCTGTACTCGGGCCAGATGTGCACCGCGCCGCAGAACATCTACATCCCGCGCGACGGCATTCAGACGCCGGACGGCAAGGTCTCGTTCGACGAAGTTGTCGCCGCCATTGCAGGTAGCGTTCAGAAGACGTGCAGCGATCCGGCCAAGGCCGTCGAATTGCTCGGCGCGATCCAGAACGAAGGTGTCCTTGCCCGCATCGATGAAGCCCGCAAGGTTGGCCGTGTGGTGCTCGACAGTCAGACGCTCGAACACCCGGCCTTCGCCGGTGCACGCGTGCGCACGCCGCTGATCGTCGCGCTCGACGTCGCCGACGAAGCCACGTACACCCGCGAATGGTTCGGCCCGGTCACGTTCGTAATCGCCGTCGACAGCAGCGAGCAAGCGTTCGCGCTGGCCGGACGCACCGCTGCGCAGCACGGCGCCCTCACGCTGTCGGCCTACACGACGACGCCGGAAGGCGAAGCACTGGCACTCGACGCAGCCATCGAAGGCCGCGTCGCCCTGTCGCTCAACCTGACCGGTGGCGTGTTCGTCAATCAGTCAGCGGCTTACTCGGACTACCACGGCACGGGCGGCAACCCGGCGGCAAACGCCAGCCTGGCCGATGCGGCCTTCGTCGCCAACCGCTTCCGCGTCGTGCAAAGCCGCCACCATGTGCCGGCCAAGTCCGAAGCGAGCGCGACCTGA
- a CDS encoding basic amino acid ABC transporter substrate-binding protein, whose amino-acid sequence MSMNRRAFALALVVASGLLLSACGKKEESAAGRSVGPDGSQPVYVVGSDAAYAPFEFETDTRQIAGFDIDVMKAVADKAGISIRFINTPFEGIFNSLVQGDRDILISAITITDERSKQMDFSKPYFEASQLIAVPVNSTVQKFDDLKSMKVGVQTATTGDEVVQKLMGKNNPSVKRFEGTPLAMKELEAGGVDAVVADNGVVVNFIANNPNAKLRTVADSSFPKEYYGIAVRKGDAELLAKINKGVDAIKADGTYDAIYERYFGKK is encoded by the coding sequence ATGTCGATGAACCGACGTGCATTTGCGCTGGCCTTGGTGGTGGCCTCGGGGCTGCTGTTGAGTGCCTGCGGGAAGAAGGAAGAATCGGCTGCAGGCCGGTCTGTCGGGCCGGACGGCTCGCAACCTGTGTACGTCGTCGGATCGGACGCTGCCTATGCGCCGTTCGAATTCGAAACCGATACCCGGCAGATTGCCGGTTTCGATATCGATGTGATGAAAGCCGTGGCCGATAAGGCGGGCATCTCCATCCGCTTTATTAATACGCCGTTCGAAGGCATCTTCAATTCGCTTGTGCAGGGCGACCGCGACATTCTGATCTCTGCGATCACGATCACGGACGAACGCAGCAAGCAGATGGATTTCTCGAAGCCTTACTTTGAGGCATCGCAGTTGATCGCCGTGCCGGTGAACTCGACCGTGCAGAAGTTCGACGATTTGAAGTCGATGAAGGTCGGCGTGCAGACGGCGACGACGGGCGATGAAGTCGTGCAGAAACTGATGGGTAAGAACAATCCGTCGGTCAAACGCTTCGAAGGCACGCCGTTGGCGATGAAGGAACTCGAAGCGGGTGGCGTTGATGCGGTGGTCGCAGATAACGGTGTGGTGGTGAACTTCATTGCGAATAATCCGAATGCCAAGCTTCGTACGGTCGCTGACAGCAGCTTCCCGAAGGAGTACTACGGCATTGCGGTACGCAAGGGCGATGCCGAGCTTCTGGCCAAGATCAACAAGGGTGTCGATGCAATCAAGGCGGACGGTACGTATGACGCCATCTACGAGCGGTACTTCGGTAAGAAGTAG
- a CDS encoding M20 aminoacylase family protein, translating to MKLIPEIDAARGEIQTIRRDIHAHPELCFEEKRTSDVVADTLTQWGIPIHRGLGKTGLVGIIKNGSSDRAIGLRADMDALPIHEANTFEHASRHEGKMHACGHDGHTAMLLAAAQYLQKHRNFDGTVYLIFQPAEEGGGGAREMIKDGLFERFPMQAVFGMHNWPGVPTGTFAVTPGPMMASSNEFKISIRGKGTHAGIPNAGIDPVIAAVQVAQALQSIITRNKRPIDAAVLSITQIHAGDTTNVVPDLAWLGGTIRTFSIEVLDLIETRLREVSEFVAKGLGCTAEIEFHRNYPPTINEPGMAALCADVMRQVVGNENVNDKVEPTMGAEDFSFMLLEKPGAYVFIGNGDGTHRDSGHGLGPCNLHNASYDFNDDLLPLGGTYWVKLVETYFERNK from the coding sequence ATGAAGCTCATTCCAGAAATCGACGCCGCTCGCGGCGAAATCCAGACCATCCGACGTGACATCCACGCGCACCCCGAACTGTGCTTCGAAGAGAAACGCACCTCCGACGTCGTTGCCGACACACTGACCCAATGGGGCATCCCGATCCATCGGGGCCTCGGCAAGACCGGTCTCGTCGGCATCATAAAAAACGGCAGCAGCGACCGTGCGATCGGTCTGCGCGCCGACATGGACGCTCTCCCGATTCACGAAGCTAATACCTTCGAGCATGCCTCCCGGCATGAAGGTAAGATGCACGCCTGTGGGCATGACGGGCACACCGCCATGCTGCTTGCTGCAGCGCAATATCTGCAGAAGCACCGAAATTTCGACGGCACGGTCTACCTCATTTTCCAGCCTGCGGAAGAAGGTGGTGGCGGTGCCCGGGAGATGATCAAGGACGGGCTGTTCGAACGGTTCCCGATGCAAGCGGTGTTCGGTATGCATAACTGGCCGGGCGTACCGACGGGCACGTTCGCCGTCACGCCCGGGCCGATGATGGCATCGAGCAACGAATTCAAGATTTCGATTCGCGGCAAGGGTACCCATGCGGGTATTCCGAACGCAGGGATCGATCCAGTGATTGCTGCCGTCCAGGTCGCTCAAGCGCTGCAGAGCATCATTACCCGCAATAAGCGTCCGATTGACGCAGCAGTGCTCTCAATCACGCAAATCCACGCTGGCGATACGACGAATGTTGTCCCCGATCTTGCATGGCTTGGCGGTACGATTCGCACGTTTTCCATCGAGGTCCTCGATCTGATCGAGACACGGCTTCGCGAGGTTTCCGAGTTTGTGGCCAAGGGGCTCGGTTGCACGGCCGAAATCGAGTTTCACCGCAACTACCCGCCGACCATTAATGAGCCGGGCATGGCTGCGCTATGCGCCGATGTAATGCGGCAAGTGGTGGGGAACGAGAACGTCAACGACAAGGTCGAGCCCACGATGGGTGCGGAGGATTTCTCGTTCATGCTGCTTGAGAAGCCGGGTGCCTACGTTTTCATTGGGAATGGTGACGGAACGCACCGGGACAGCGGTCACGGCCTCGGTCCTTGCAACCTTCACAACGCCAGCTATGACTTCAACGATGATCTACTGCCGCTCGGTGGCACCTATTGGGTCAAGCTGGTCGAGACGTATTTCGAGCGCAATAAGTAA
- a CDS encoding enoyl-CoA hydratase, producing MTYENILVETRGRVGLITLNRPKALNALNDALMDELGAALTAFDADEAIGCMVITGSEKAFAAGADIGMMSKYTFADVFKGDYITRNWETVRRIRKPVIAAVSGFALGGGCELAMMCDFIIAADNAKFGQPEIKLGVIPGAGGTQRLTRAVSKAKAMDMCLTARFMDATEAERAGLVSRIVPLDKLLEEAIGAANTICEYSLPVVMAAKEAVNRAFESTLDEGVQFERRMFHSLFALEDQKEGMAAFVEKRKPVFKHR from the coding sequence ATGACGTACGAGAACATTCTGGTGGAGACGCGCGGCCGCGTCGGTCTGATCACGCTGAATCGTCCGAAAGCGCTCAACGCGCTGAACGACGCGTTGATGGATGAGCTGGGCGCTGCGCTCACCGCCTTCGATGCCGACGAAGCGATCGGTTGCATGGTGATCACCGGGAGCGAGAAGGCGTTCGCCGCCGGCGCGGACATCGGCATGATGTCGAAGTACACGTTCGCCGACGTCTTCAAGGGCGACTACATCACGCGCAATTGGGAGACGGTGCGCCGCATCCGCAAGCCGGTCATCGCTGCAGTGTCGGGATTTGCGCTTGGCGGCGGGTGCGAACTGGCCATGATGTGTGACTTCATCATCGCCGCGGACAACGCAAAGTTCGGACAACCCGAGATCAAGCTTGGGGTGATTCCGGGCGCGGGCGGTACGCAGCGCCTCACGCGCGCCGTGTCGAAGGCTAAGGCCATGGACATGTGCCTGACCGCGCGCTTCATGGACGCCACCGAAGCTGAGCGCGCGGGGCTTGTATCGCGCATCGTGCCGCTCGACAAGTTGCTCGAGGAGGCTATCGGCGCAGCCAACACCATCTGCGAATACTCGCTGCCGGTCGTCATGGCCGCAAAGGAAGCCGTCAACCGCGCTTTCGAATCGACCCTCGACGAGGGCGTGCAATTCGAGCGTCGCATGTTCCATTCGCTCTTCGCGCTGGAAGACCAGAAGGAAGGCATGGCGGCGTTCGTCGAGAAGCGCAAGCCGGTTTTCAAGCACCGCTGA